The sequence ATGGCGTTGGCAGTCGCGGACGAAGGCGCGCGCTCGGGCGAACGTCCCGCGGAGGGCGCCGGCGGAGCGGTCGCGTTTGTCGCCGGAGAAGTAGGCGTCGACGGTCGGCTGGTCGGCGCAGGTGACCTTGGTGCTGCTGCCGACGCCTCGCTGGTCGAAACTGACGATGTCGTAGGTGGCAGCGAGACCGGGTGCGTAATGTGCCAGATTCACGGGCCTGTTGAGGCCGGAGGCTCCGGGGCCGCCGGCGGCCATCATCAGCACTCCGTGCCGCCCGGCCGTATCGGTCGCCCGGTGCCGGGAAACTTCCACGGTCAGGCTGGGGCCCTGTTCCGGATGGTGCCAGTCTCGTGGCACGGCCATGGCCGCGCATTCCAGCGCACCGGAGGCACAGGACCGCCAGTCGAGATGCTGGTGCAGATAGCGCGCCGGGGTGCGCACCGCGCCTGGCCCGGAGGCGTGTGCGGCCGTGGCGAGGTGCGCGTTCACGACGGGAAGGGCTCCTGCCGTGAGGAGTACGGATGCGGCGACGGTCGCCCAGCGCATGGATTTCCCGGATATGGGCATCGGTTCCCCCTTGAGGAATATCGGTGCCCTTGATACTGGTTCGCGCTGATGCGGCGATCAATGAAGTCACCTTCCGTACCCGGGGTGGTACCAGTGCCACCCCGCCGCCCGGGCGGGTGCGTCGGGCGCCCGAGATCTCCGGTTGGCCCGCGGACGACACCCACGCCGCCTGCGGTGGCGCCCCGCGTTGCTCCATTCGAGTGAATGCCTACCCTGGAAGTACAGGCAGCGCGACGACGGTGCCGCCTTTGGTCGGTCTTCTCGGCCAGCGGGGACCTCCTCGGGGGTCGCGCAGACGAGAATGAGGTAGAACCCATGCAAGCGCGACGTATGAGGCGCTCGTTCGCCATGGCAGTGGCTGGTGCCCTGCTGGCGAGCGGCGCGGCGGTCGGTACGGCGGGCGTGGCCACAGCAGCCCCCGCACCCTCGACGACCAGCATCTCGACGGTTACCCATCACTACAAGTGCCACTGGGTGAAGGGCCACTGGCGCTGGGTCCACGGTCACCGGGTCTGGTACTCAGGCCACTGGACTCCCTGGTACTGCACGCACCACAACGGGCACCACAAGCATTGATCACGAGCCTGGTCCGCCTTTCGCAAGTGCGACAACAAGGACATCCGGCGCGCTGCCTACGGGACAGGGCGGGGACGGTGGCTGCATCCCAACCGGTCTGCACGGTCACGCACAGTCGTAGATGCCCTCGTTGAGGAGGGAGGTGCACGGACATCTCCTGCCGATCGACGGCGGGAGGATCGCAGACTGCGGCGGAGCCCCGGGCCCACGTGCGACAACCGCCGAGCGCCGGGCTCCCACACGCCCCTCGTCGAAACTCGTCCCCGAAGTGGCCGCGCCGTGTCCGGAGCAGCCGATAACGTGCGTATGTGCAGATCGAAGGGGCACAAAAACGACCGGGAACCGCGCTGTTGCTGACGGCTGCCCCGGCAGGCAAGGGTGCGCTCGTGGACACGAGCCGGGTGGTTCCCGCGCTGGCAGCGGTGCCGCCGGCCGCATGGACGGGCACCGCTGCCACCACCACGCTCATCGAACTGGCCGACCCCACCGACCCGCAGGCCGTGCTGACCCGCATCCGGGGTGCCGCCGCCACCGAGGGCCCGTTGACCGTCGTGCTGGTCGGCCAACTACAGCTCGACCGCCGACAGCAGCAGATCCACCTCGCGCTGGCCCGCACCACACCCCCGACCGTCCGCTACACCGCCCTGCCATGGGCCTGGCTCGTCCAGGCATTGCAGCAACGCCGCCCTCGCACCACCACGGTCCACGTCGACCTGATCGCCGATGCGGAAGCCTGGCAGCTGCTCGGCGACAAGCCGCTCTCCTTCGGAGGCGCCCACGTGTACGGCGTCATCGCGCCACCGCCCCCGGGACGCCGACGCACCGCCCAGCCCAGCTACGCACAGGCCCTGGCCCGGATCCTGCGGGGCGGCCATCACCCCGGCGACGAGGAGTTGCACCACGCGGCCCTTCGCGGTGCCGACCTCGCAGAGACCGCTCTCGTCCTCGGCCCCATGCCGACCGCGGACGGCGCGAACGTCCCTCCGCCGCCCGGAAATCCAGCAGCGGTGACGATCCCCGCTCCGACTCCCCCACCGCCACAGCAGGGGCGGCAGGGCGCCTCGCCGGCCTACGTGCCCAGCGCTGCCGCCGTCCCCGCCGAGGGCGACCCGCACGAGCGGATCGCCGCCGCCTCGAAGGCCGGCCGGCACTACGAAGCCGCCGAGCTGGCGGCCGCCGCCGAGCGCTACGCCGTGCAGACGTACGGGGCCGACACCTTCGCCGCCGTGCACTGGGTCGAGGTCAGAGCCTTCTTGGCGTCCGTCGCCCAAGAGCCCGGTCGCAGCTGTGAGCTGTGGCTGCGAGCAGCCGAGACCCGCCTGGACGTCCTGCAGCAGGCAACCGACGCCCGCGATGTCGAGACGAGCGTCGACGGGGCCCACCATCAGTGGATGCAGATGCGCGATGCCGTCGCGGCCCGCGCCCTCGCGCCCCGACTCATCGCCCTGCGCCGCCAGGTGCCGGGACGGCAACCCGGCGCGCTGACCTCCATCCAGAGGATGCTGGAGCGGCTGAACAGCCTGCCCCCGCAATGACCTCCGGCCCAGCCCCGCTCCGTTCCTGTCCGAGCCGCGAGCCGCTAGCCGTCAGCAGTCAGCAGTCAGCAGTCAGGGCAGCGTCCAGAACCGGACCGTGACGAGGTAGAAGACGACGGCCCAGAACACCATCACCGCCGCGACGACACCGAGGCCACGCAGGTTGCTCCTTACCGCCGGTTCGTCCGGCGCCGGCCGCAGCCACCGCCCGAGCAGCGGGTTCACGTAGTAGGGCATGGTCAGGAAGCTCATGATGAAACTCGACAGCAGGTTGCCCACGAGCAGGCCGATCCAGAGCGGCAGGTGCAGCGGGGACAGAGCGAGCGTCAGCAGCACGACCGTCGGGTACAGGCCGACCCAGATGGCGAGGGAGGTCCTGGTCTCGGAGGGCGGCGGCGGTGCCTCCTTGCCGTTGCCCTCGAAGGCGAACCAGCTGCCGAACGAGTTGTCGATCGTGCGCAGATTGAAGTCGCTGAACTTCTCGCCCTCCGCGAGGATCTCCTGCCGTTGGGGCGATGTCAGCCAGGCATCGAGGTGCTCGGCGCTGTCGTAGCGGTACAGCGTGGTCCATTCCTCCTGAAGCCCCTCGATGGGACGGAAGAGCTCGGTGCCGCGAAACCCCTCGAACTTGCTCTCCTCCTGGACCATGTGGTGCTGCCAGGCGAGGAAGTCGTCGACCTGGTTCGGGTGGACGCGGTGGGTGGCCACCACGGTGACCAGCGGATCCAGTGACTGGGTGCCGCTGCTGACCACCTGCTGGGTCGCCGGACCGTCGAAGTACTTGGCGCCGACGTCGAGATACGTCTGCCGGGTCGCGCTGTTGATCCACTCCTGGAGGTGCGCCACCGAGTCGAACCGGTACACGACGACCCAGTCGGGTTGCAGCGGTGTCGGCGGGGAGGTCTCGGCGCCGAGGAAACCGGGATAGTAGGCGGCCGCGGCGTTGAGGTCCTCCTGCCACGACTCGAACTCCCGCTCCACACCGGGCAGGACCTTCTGGCCGATGATCGCCGTCGCCGCGGCGGCTACGTTCTTTTCGGTGTTCATCGTGGCTCAACCTGTCGACACCGACTGCTCCGTAGGGAGCCAGCCGTAAATGCGTTCCGGAGTCAGCGGCAACGCACGGTAGCGGACGCCCGTGGCGTCATGCACCGCGTTCGCGAGCGCGGGGGCCACCGGGTTGATACAGCATTCCGCCATCCCCTTCGCCCGCATGGGCCCCACCGAATCCGCCGAGCCGACCAGGAGGACCTCGGTGCGGGGGATGTCGGCGTAGGTGGGGATGCGGTAGTTCCGGAGGTTCGGGTTGACCATGACGCCGTTGTCGTCGACGTGATAGTTCTCGGTCAGCGCGAAGCCGATTCCCTGGGCGACGCCGCCCTCTATCTGTCCCCGGACCTGCACGGGATTGATGATCACCCCGGCGTCCGCGGCGTGCACGCTGTACAGGATCCGTATCTCACCCGTCACGCGATGCACGGCGACCCGGAACCCCTGCGTGTTGGAGGTGACGCTCCGGGGCGAGCCGTATGCCTTGCGTGCTGCGGTGAAACGGATTCCACGCCGGCGGGCCAGGGCGACGAGTTCG is a genomic window of Streptomyces gilvosporeus containing:
- a CDS encoding antibiotic biosynthesis monooxygenase; the encoded protein is MNTEKNVAAAATAIIGQKVLPGVEREFESWQEDLNAAAAYYPGFLGAETSPPTPLQPDWVVVYRFDSVAHLQEWINSATRQTYLDVGAKYFDGPATQQVVSSGTQSLDPLVTVVATHRVHPNQVDDFLAWQHHMVQEESKFEGFRGTELFRPIEGLQEEWTTLYRYDSAEHLDAWLTSPQRQEILAEGEKFSDFNLRTIDNSFGSWFAFEGNGKEAPPPPSETRTSLAIWVGLYPTVVLLTLALSPLHLPLWIGLLVGNLLSSFIMSFLTMPYYVNPLLGRWLRPAPDEPAVRSNLRGLGVVAAVMVFWAVVFYLVTVRFWTLP